The DNA window AGATTTCGGCTAAGCGCCGGTCCTGAATTGTCGAGTGAAGGATCAGGCTTGATGGTACGTTGCTCCGGTATGAATCACACTGCTTTTCGAAACATAACTCTCTCAGTTCTCCGCGTCACGCAGCAAACCCAAAGTCTCTCGTGCGGTCTAGATTAGCGACTTGGTGTCGGCAATTTCGGTAATTCCGCGCTTGCCGTCTTCGCCCCGCCCCAATTGCACGATTATGTCAATCACCGATGAGGAATAAGCAATTGTATCCGCGCGGCTCAGGCCGATTCCGGTCTGCATCACCATCAGCGCCAATTGTTCGAGCGCACCTGTTGCACTGTTCGCGTGGATGGTAGAGAAACTGCCAGGATGACCGGTATTGATGGCACGTAGGAAACTGACGCTTTCCCCGCCGCGCAATTCGCCCAAGACAATCCTGTCCGGCCGCAATCGCAGGGCTGCTTGCAGCAAATCATTCGGTGTCACCTTGGCCTCGCCCAGTTCACCTTTGACCGAAACCAGACCGACCCCGTTTTCACCAGGTAGCCGCAATTCGGGGGTATCTTCGACCAATACAACCCGTTCGTGTCTGGGAATTTCGCCCAGCATTGCGTTAAGGAATGTCGTTTTGCCGGTAGAGGTGCCGCCTGAAATCAGGATCGTGCGCCGCGCCATTATGGCTGCGCGCAGATATTGAATCGGTTGCTGAACGCGGTCGGGCATTTCAGGATCGGACTGCCGAGCGAGCGGGCCTGTGTCATAGGCATCTAGCGGTAGATCAAGCCGCCGGTGGCGGCGTATCGCCATCACCCAGTTCTTGCGCGCAGCGGGCGGTCCGCAAAATTGGATGCGCGCACCATCGGGCAAAGTCGCGCCGAGCAATGGGTGTTCGCGGTTAATCCCTTGGTGGCTGATGCGGGCCACCTGTTCGGCCAGCCGTTGCACCAAGCGGTCATCAATCTCGGGCACTTCGAGCCTTTGCATTCCTGGCGACGCTGAATCCTCGATCCATAATTCGCCTGGACGATTTACCATTATTTCGGTCACCGTGTCGCGGTCCAGCCATTCGCGGAACGGTTTCAGATAAGCGTCAAGATAAACGCTCCGTTCGAGATCCTCGCCTTCTGGCTGCAAAGGGTGAATATCAGCGGTCATGAAAAATGCCTGATATCAGCCGCCCGTAACCTGAGAGAAATCCAGATCGCGTGCGGTAAACACCCGTATCGGCTCACCCATGCGCACCCGGATGGTTGGCCCGATCTGGCTGTCTTGTTGGGCCGCCGCCGCTGCCGCCTGACCGCCGCCGCCCAAAACAACTGATGCGCCGCCAGTGCCAATCGCCGTCAGCCCGCCGACCACGGACAGCAGCATTGCCGAACCGAACCGCTGGAAGAAGTTGCTGCTAACCTTGCCTTCAAGCCCGGTCGTACCATCGAATCCGACCGCCGGTGATTGCAGATTCACAGACGCCCCATCGGGCCGGATCAACCGCGTCCAGATAACATATGCGCGTTTCTGTCCGTTCTGGAGCCCAGATTGATATTGTCCTATTAGGCGCGAGCTTCGCGGCACGAGCACATTGGTACCATCAAAACTACGCACATCTTGACTGACGACCGCTCGTACAAAGCCCGGAACGTTGGTGTCGATAGCCGTTTCCAGAATCGCCGGGATCAGAGTGCCCTGCGTGACTGTCGTTTGTGGATTGACCATTGCCTTAGCTTGCGCGGCTCCTCCACCGACACCGCCTACACGGCTTGCAAAGTCATTGGCAGATCCGCCTCCAGGCACTGCAGCGCCAGTCTCAGCCGCATCAACCACTGTGCCGGGGACTATGCCAATTGGCGCGCCTCCGGCATCATAAACAAGTGTAGGCGTTGCAAACGGATTAAGCGAAGGCCCCGGATTCGCAACAGGTGCGACCGAATATATCGGCGAAGGCGCGGGATCAATGAGCGGAACAACTGGAGCCGGCTGAACTGGCGCAATCGGAACCGCTGCAACCGCAGCAGGAGCCGCTACCGTAACAGGCCCTTGTTGTCCGCCGATGCCCTCTGGCGGTGCAACACGAGCGGAGTTCATGCCCCATAAGGTTACAGCGCCGATCGCTGCAACCAACGCAACGCCGGCGGCCAGTCCGAGCCCATCAGATTTTCCTTTACGCTGCGTTACAGCTGGGAAGGAATTACGGCTGGCGAGGTCAATAACCTCTGCCGATTCCTGCTCGCGCGGATCGACATCATTCGCCGCATCGCCTTTTCGAGATGGCATTTTGGTTGCGAGGCGCATTATTTACCTTCCCCATCAGACATATATTCGGACCGCGCGAGCGAGGCTTCCGTCCCTATGCTCCGAACAGGACCATTATTGGTCAAGATTGCGGTATCTTTGCCAGAGCGCAAAATGATTTGCGGCGGCACGCCATCAACCACGATCGTCGCAGCGCGAACGGAGAAATTGACCGGCCCCTCAGTGCCAGCGGCATCAGTGATCAAAATCGCGGGAACCGGCCTTCCCCTATCCCACACTAGAAATGTCGCATAGCCATCATCATAGGCTTGCTGCGGCATCAAATCACGGTCACCCTCGCGGCCCCATTCGAAATTTAGCGCAGCCGGATCGACTACTGCATAGGGGTCAGTCGCGGCAGCAAGTTCGATATCATTGGGGCTACCCACCAAACTTGGCTCTTCAACATCAAGCTTAATTGGCTCGGGATAGGTAAAGCGCAGCACATAAAGCGGCTTCGCATTTTGGCTGGCAACCAGATCGAACAAATAGGTATGGCGGTCGGTAATCACCGTCATGTTGGTTCGCGCTGTGACCGTCAGTGGCTTGATAAACAGCACATTTGCCCGCTTGTTGGGGGTCACTTGCCAAGCCTGAGAATCGCCAATAGCAACATTTTCGATCCGCTCGTCTTCGGCGAACGCGATTGTCGCCTGAACCTTAGTCTTGCCCTCAATCCTGACCACTTCAGTCGGGTCATAGAGGCGTTCAACCAAGCGCGGATCATCGGCCAGCGAAGGAGATGACAGTGCACCAAGCGCCAGTGCCAAAAACGGCGCAGATTTCAGCGCGCGGATCATTTCAATTTCTCCGTTAAACGAGTATTCGCGGTGCGGAACCGATTGCCGATCCCATGCGTCCTTGATTTGCTGGCGGTAAGCGGCTGCACATGTTCGCCGCCTGAAGTTGTCGCAAAAATCCGCGGTTCGCGCTTGGTCGCATTATGGCCCCCGCCCGAGCCATCATTTGCGGCCTGCGCCGGCGTGACCCCCGACATCGGGATCACACGGCGCGGCGCGCTGGACATACCGGCCGCCTGCGCTGTGGTTTGAACGACTGGTGCCATTACGTGCGGTGCTGGCGCCGGCGGCGATTCACTCTGATCACTCACTGCGCCGGTATGCGGGACCAAACCGAATACGCGCCAGCCCGAAACCATTGTCGTTGAAACCTTCAGCACTATGATCATCAGCGCGACATGGACCGCACCGATCAGAAAGAATGCCATGGCAGAGCGTGGGTCAATCTGGCCGGGCGTTTGGTTAAGTTTGGCCAAAATCGGCACTGCCAGTTCCAGCATTACCCCGCCGCCCAGCACAGCAAACAGAGGCGTAAGGCCCAGCATCACAACCCCCTTCAGCCACCCGGTGAACAGACCCCTTGTGCTTTGAAACAATGCCAACACTACGAATATTGGCCCCAGCGCGATGAGCAGCGCCAGCGCGATCCGTGCAGTTACCAACACGCCGACTGTGCCTAGTAGAAGCAGCAGTGCCCCCAACCACAAAATCCCTTGCGGAGAAAACGCCGTGATTTCGGCCGCCTGTTGTTGGCCGTTGGCTTGTCCCGCGACATTGTCGGTCGCCTGTTGAACCGCCAGAAACACGACATCAATCTTGTCGCCAAAAGTCGCGGTTGCAGAACCCTGCGTCCCGGTCAGTATCCCTGCCAGATAATCGGGCGCGCTCACCGCCAGATTCCACACCACCGATTGATAGGCGACCCAGCTGGTCGCAAACGTCACCACCAACCCCAGCGTCAAGATACGCGGAACCAGCGACCGGATGCTGAGGTTTGTCCGGCCCAGCATCAAGGCAATGGCAAAGAAGGCGATAAACAGCCCGAGCAGCATGGTCAGGACAGGGGCCATCGCCCCACCTGGCGCAAACAGACGCCCGAAAGCGGCGGCGCTGACTTCGGATGCGGTGCAGTCCACCGCGCGGAGCGCCGCAGCGACGCCCGCACCGACGTCGTTCATCAAGGCATCGCACCGCTCGCTCATTCAGCGGCCTGCCAAACAGGGAATGTACCGTCGCCGCTTTCCTGACCGAGGCCCGGCCAGGCGCGGCCAGTCAAAGCCGGGTACCATTCAGCCGGCTCGTCACCGAGCGATTCGCGCAGCATATCAAGTTTGCGGACCGTGCTTTCGCGGCCCGAGAGGATTGTAAGCACCTCGGGTGCGCCTGATAAATCGAGCCGCACGACGACCGATGCATCGGGTTGGCGGACGAGGAAGCACCGGCTGTGCGCGGGCAGCGACCGGATCAGCGCCAACTCATGTTCGGTCAGGCCAAAGCCATCGCAATAATCCTCTGCCCGGGCGCGCGAATTGGGCATAAACACCATGGTCGCGGTCTGTTCGACCAGAGCCGTGGAAATTTTGCTCTCTAACGCATCGCGGGCCGATTGGGTGGCGAAACCGACCAATGCATTGCGCTTGCGCAAGGTTTTGAGCCAATCGCGGATGCGCGCGGCGAACACATCATCGTCAAGCGCCTTCCACCCTTCGTCAATCAGGATCATCGTGGGATGTCCGTCCAGCCGCTCTTCTACCCGGTGGAACAGATACATCATGGTCGGCGTGCGCAATCTGGGGTTTTCGAGCAGCGCGGTCATATCGAAACCGAGCACGCGGTTGTTCAGATCAAGCTTGTCCTGCTCATTATCGAACAGCCAGCCATGCTCTCCGCCATCGCCATTGTCGGAACCGATCCATGCCGCCAACCTGTCTGCCAGATCGCCCGGCTGCGGACGGCGAGAGCCAGACAGCAATTCCTTGAAATGTCTTAGTCGGCGCAGCGATGGATCATTGGCGTAAGTCGCGTCGACGGCAGCGCTGATGGTCGCAAGTTCTTCCGGTCCCTGAGCGCCCAGCAGCACGCTTAGCCAATCGCGCAAAAACGCTCGGTTTGTCGGTGTATCGGGCAATGCCATCGGGTTGAAGCCGGATGGAGTGCCGGCGTTGATCCGGTCATACCGGCCGTTAATCCCGCGCACGAACAGTTCCGCGCCGCGATCTTTGTCAAACAACACCGTGCGTGGCGAAAATTTCTGGGCCTGCGCCGCCAGGAAATTCATCACCACAGTCTTGCCCGAACCGCTCGGCCCGATGACCGAGAAATTGCCCAGATCACCATGATGGAAATTGAAGAAAAACGGGGTGGCGCTGGTCGTTTCAAGCAGCGTTACAGCCTCGCCCCAATGGTTGCCTTCGGCCTTGCCCAAGGCAAAGCCATGGAGCGATCCGAAACTGGCCATATTGGCGCTGGAGATAAGCGCACGGCGGACAATATATGATTCATTCCCGGGAAACTGGCCCCAGAAAGCCGGTTCCAGATTGGTATCCTCGCGCACCGCAATCGCGCCCGTATCCGCGAGCGCTGAAGCGCAAGCCGCGGTCGCCTCGTCCAGTCTCGCCAAATCGCTTTCGCGCACCAGCACGCTAAGGTGGTGATCGCCAAACCCGACCGCGCCGTTGCCCAATGCATCACGGGCGGCCATCATATCGCCGCGCTCAGCCGCCGCATCCTCGTCCGCAGAGCGCAAGCGGCGGATCGACAGATCCATCCTTTCGCGTGCAGTCTGGCGTTCTGCAGGCGCATAGGTTTCGCTGACCACCATTTCATAGGGCAGGCGCAACAATCCATCGAGCAGGCCCGGCGATGTCGCATCGGGATATTCTTTCAGACTGACAATTGCGGCAAAATCGGGTTCGCCCGAACCGCGCAATTCCATCGCGTCCAGCCCGAAACTAGCCCGGCGATAGGGCAACATCAGCCCTATGTCGGTTTCATTGGCGGGCCTGCGTACCGGCCGCATCTCGCCGTTATAAAGGGCGCTGAGCAGCTCCAGAATCTCGTTGTTCGAAGCCCCTTTGGCCCCGTCATAATCGCCAAGGATCTGCGCGCCATAGGCGCCAAGCGAAGATACTAGTCCGGTTGCCGCAGCTTTGAGCGACCGGATATCCTTGGGATCGGCTTCGACCTGCTTCTGACCTTTCCTGTTCCACATCTTTGCGAAACGTTCGGCCAGACCTGCTCTGCCCCGCGCCGGTCTGCGAATGAGCGTGACAAACTGGTCATTGATAAACAGCGACCCATGACCGAGCCGTTCTTTCCAGCGCCGGTCAATATGGGCCGACAGCGGGTCGTCAAACTCGGCGTCCAGCTCGACCTCGACGCGGCGGCGGATAACATGGTGATACATCACAAACCGTGCATCAAGCGCCGAACGCAGCATTACTTCGCGCGTTGCCGCATGGGCATTCAGCGCATCACTGTCTTCGGTTTCAAACAGCAGTCCGGGCACTTGGATTGCAGTCAGGACCGACCCGTCGCGCAGCAACAAAGTGCTCTCATCGATCAGATGTGCATAGGGCAGCCGGTCACCCGCTTGGGCTTCCTTCGCACTCCACGCCGCTGCTCCGATCCAATTGCTCATCGCCTCAAGACCTTCTCACCTGGTTACGCAGCATAGCTGTTACAGCCCCAGCGCTTCCAATTCTTCACCCTTGGGCATTTGCTGACTTTGGTGATCCACAAATCAAACACCCGCGGTTCGCGCAAACACGCAAAATAGCCCACCAAATGCACCACAATCGGTACCGGAATGATCCAGAAGCTCTTTAGAATCAGAAACGCCTCTGCCGTAACCAGCATATTGAGAATGAAGAAATTCATCGTCACCCCGCCAAACATTTGCGGTCTGGTCAGCGCCCTGTGGACGGGATGGCGGACAAGGTTGCTCATCGCCTTTTAACCCGCCGCCCCCTGAATCCCGGCCACGATAGTGCCCGCACCGAACAAGATAAAGACGCCGATGATCACTGTCGCGCCGAACCGCCAGTTCATCCGGCCGGTCAGCATCATGAAGCCGATTGCGGCCACCGCCATCACCGCGATTGCGGTCGCGACATTGCCTAACAAGGTGCCTTGCAACCATCCAACTGCCGCGACAATTGGGCCCGAACCCTGCGGGTCGGCTGCCTGGGCCAAAGCGGCACTGGGCATCAAAGCGAGGGCCGCAGTAGAAAGGGCTGCGATAGAGAGGCGTGAAATCACATTCATTTACATTACACTCCGGGAATGGCTGGCTAGGCGGCCCATAATGGCCGCCACATATAGCTTGGTTTCGCGAATATTGGGGACGCCGCCAGAGCGAATAACCCGCCCCGGCCCGGCGTTGTAGGCGGCAAGCGCATGTTCGAGATTGCCATCGAAGCGAGCAAGTTGTTGGCGCAAATATCGGGCACCGCCTTCCAGATTGGCGAAGGGATCGTGCGGATTGACGCCCAATTCA is part of the Pontixanthobacter gangjinensis genome and encodes:
- a CDS encoding type IV secretion system protein VirB3, whose protein sequence is MSNLVRHPVHRALTRPQMFGGVTMNFFILNMLVTAEAFLILKSFWIIPVPIVVHLVGYFACLREPRVFDLWITKVSKCPRVKNWKRWGCNSYAA
- the virB11 gene encoding P-type DNA transfer ATPase VirB11; amino-acid sequence: MTADIHPLQPEGEDLERSVYLDAYLKPFREWLDRDTVTEIMVNRPGELWIEDSASPGMQRLEVPEIDDRLVQRLAEQVARISHQGINREHPLLGATLPDGARIQFCGPPAARKNWVMAIRRHRRLDLPLDAYDTGPLARQSDPEMPDRVQQPIQYLRAAIMARRTILISGGTSTGKTTFLNAMLGEIPRHERVVLVEDTPELRLPGENGVGLVSVKGELGEAKVTPNDLLQAALRLRPDRIVLGELRGGESVSFLRAINTGHPGSFSTIHANSATGALEQLALMVMQTGIGLSRADTIAYSSSVIDIIVQLGRGEDGKRGITEIADTKSLI
- a CDS encoding TrbC/VirB2 family protein, producing the protein MNVISRLSIAALSTAALALMPSAALAQAADPQGSGPIVAAVGWLQGTLLGNVATAIAVMAVAAIGFMMLTGRMNWRFGATVIIGVFILFGAGTIVAGIQGAAG
- a CDS encoding TrbI/VirB10 family protein; protein product: MRLATKMPSRKGDAANDVDPREQESAEVIDLASRNSFPAVTQRKGKSDGLGLAAGVALVAAIGAVTLWGMNSARVAPPEGIGGQQGPVTVAAPAAVAAVPIAPVQPAPVVPLIDPAPSPIYSVAPVANPGPSLNPFATPTLVYDAGGAPIGIVPGTVVDAAETGAAVPGGGSANDFASRVGGVGGGAAQAKAMVNPQTTVTQGTLIPAILETAIDTNVPGFVRAVVSQDVRSFDGTNVLVPRSSRLIGQYQSGLQNGQKRAYVIWTRLIRPDGASVNLQSPAVGFDGTTGLEGKVSSNFFQRFGSAMLLSVVGGLTAIGTGGASVVLGGGGQAAAAAAQQDSQIGPTIRVRMGEPIRVFTARDLDFSQVTGG
- a CDS encoding type IV secretion system protein, with the translated sequence MSERCDALMNDVGAGVAAALRAVDCTASEVSAAAFGRLFAPGGAMAPVLTMLLGLFIAFFAIALMLGRTNLSIRSLVPRILTLGLVVTFATSWVAYQSVVWNLAVSAPDYLAGILTGTQGSATATFGDKIDVVFLAVQQATDNVAGQANGQQQAAEITAFSPQGILWLGALLLLLGTVGVLVTARIALALLIALGPIFVVLALFQSTRGLFTGWLKGVVMLGLTPLFAVLGGGVMLELAVPILAKLNQTPGQIDPRSAMAFFLIGAVHVALMIIVLKVSTTMVSGWRVFGLVPHTGAVSDQSESPPAPAPHVMAPVVQTTAQAAGMSSAPRRVIPMSGVTPAQAANDGSGGGHNATKREPRIFATTSGGEHVQPLTASKSRTHGIGNRFRTANTRLTEKLK
- a CDS encoding TrbG/VirB9 family P-type conjugative transfer protein; the protein is MIRALKSAPFLALALGALSSPSLADDPRLVERLYDPTEVVRIEGKTKVQATIAFAEDERIENVAIGDSQAWQVTPNKRANVLFIKPLTVTARTNMTVITDRHTYLFDLVASQNAKPLYVLRFTYPEPIKLDVEEPSLVGSPNDIELAAATDPYAVVDPAALNFEWGREGDRDLMPQQAYDDGYATFLVWDRGRPVPAILITDAAGTEGPVNFSVRAATIVVDGVPPQIILRSGKDTAILTNNGPVRSIGTEASLARSEYMSDGEGK
- a CDS encoding VirB4 family type IV secretion/conjugal transfer ATPase, translated to MSNWIGAAAWSAKEAQAGDRLPYAHLIDESTLLLRDGSVLTAIQVPGLLFETEDSDALNAHAATREVMLRSALDARFVMYHHVIRRRVEVELDAEFDDPLSAHIDRRWKERLGHGSLFINDQFVTLIRRPARGRAGLAERFAKMWNRKGQKQVEADPKDIRSLKAAATGLVSSLGAYGAQILGDYDGAKGASNNEILELLSALYNGEMRPVRRPANETDIGLMLPYRRASFGLDAMELRGSGEPDFAAIVSLKEYPDATSPGLLDGLLRLPYEMVVSETYAPAERQTARERMDLSIRRLRSADEDAAAERGDMMAARDALGNGAVGFGDHHLSVLVRESDLARLDEATAACASALADTGAIAVREDTNLEPAFWGQFPGNESYIVRRALISSANMASFGSLHGFALGKAEGNHWGEAVTLLETTSATPFFFNFHHGDLGNFSVIGPSGSGKTVVMNFLAAQAQKFSPRTVLFDKDRGAELFVRGINGRYDRINAGTPSGFNPMALPDTPTNRAFLRDWLSVLLGAQGPEELATISAAVDATYANDPSLRRLRHFKELLSGSRRPQPGDLADRLAAWIGSDNGDGGEHGWLFDNEQDKLDLNNRVLGFDMTALLENPRLRTPTMMYLFHRVEERLDGHPTMILIDEGWKALDDDVFAARIRDWLKTLRKRNALVGFATQSARDALESKISTALVEQTATMVFMPNSRARAEDYCDGFGLTEHELALIRSLPAHSRCFLVRQPDASVVVRLDLSGAPEVLTILSGRESTVRKLDMLRESLGDEPAEWYPALTGRAWPGLGQESGDGTFPVWQAAE